Part of the Methanobacterium paludis genome is shown below.
CCAACTTCTTCCTCTGATTTTTCTTCCAAGTCTCTATTTAGATCATCGTTTATTTCATCAATCATTAAATCCCTCCATTCGAGTCTTTTACAGTATTAATCTATGAATGGACCTATATAAATTTATGTCTTAAATCAAAGGTTCCTCTCATAATTCTTATAAATTTACTGAAGCTCATTAAAATTATTAACCATAAAATTAAAAATATAAAAAGCCAACTTAAACATAATTTTAAACAAATTATTAATTAAACATGTTATAACTAAAGTTGTTAACTTCGCATCAACAATAAAATGGAAGAAAAAAAATATGGAAGAATAAAAAATTAGTATTAGAAGGGTAAACTACAGCAGAAAGGTAATTACAGTAAGACCAGGAAATATCAAAGCAGTAAAATTACTTTATACCAGATTTATACCGTTATCATACAACATCAAGGCTAATATCCAAAGCCTGTGCAGAGTGTGTTATGTAACCCATCGAAATAACATCAACACCCGTTTTTGCATATTCAACGACATTATCCGGGTTTATTCCACCAGAAACTTCAATTAAAATCCTATCTCTTAGGCCTGCATTTTCAAGAGCTGATAAAACATTAATAATCTCATCAGGACCCATATTATCAAACATTATAATATCTGCCCCTGCTCGAGCAGCTTTTAACGCATCTTCCCTATTTTCAACTTCTATTTCTATCTTCTTTGTGAAACTTGCATATTTTTTGGCCAACTCTACAGCTCTTCCCACATCACCAACAACTGCAATGTGGTTATCTTTTATAAGGACGCAATCATCAAGCCTGTAACGATGTGTATCCCCGCCACCAGCCCTTATAGCATCCTTCTCAAAAAATTGCAACCCTGGAGTTGTTTTGCGGGTCCCTGCGACAATTACATTATCGTTGATTTTTTTAACTTGATTTACAATTTTGGAAGTCATGGTTGCTATACCGCTCATTCTCATTAGAAGATTCAAAACAGTTCTTTCAATGGTAATAATGGTTCTTGCATCACCTTCTACTTCCATTATTATGTCCCCTGCAATCACCTTCTCACTATCATGTTTACTTATTGAAGGCAAAATTGAGAATTCCTTAAAGATGGTTGAAGCCAGCACAACCCCTGCCACTACCCCATCCTCTTTGCATATTACCTTCCCTTTAATCACAATATCTGGAGGAATCAACGCATTAGTGGTTATATCCTCAAATCCAATGTCATCATCTATTATTTTAATTATATCTTCTTTCATTTTATCACAACTTTATTCATTAACTTGCAAACAGTAACAAATTAAGAGAAATGTTAAAGCACAACTACAAGATCACGGCTTCATCTTTTACTGAACGAATCCGTAACACGAATTCCGTAATAAATCTAATGTTCTTACACCATTAATTTTTAAAATCATTAAGGAACGTAATTATAGTATATAAAATAAAAGATATAAAGTTAATAGACACATCAAGCTATTTTAGTGATTAGTGAGAAGGTTAACCATGCAAGAATAAGGTTGAATCGGGTAATGGTTGAATCGCAGAAAAGCTTGAATCAATGAAAGTACAGTTTAATAAAAGTGTTTGATACACCAATATCGTTAATAATATCATTAAATGCTAATCTCACTCAATCTAATCACTTATCAAATACTACCAATGTTAATCTTACGGTGAAAAAAATGGAGTTAATATTTCTCGGAACATCTTCTGCCATACCAACGAACCATAGAAATCATTCAGCAATAGCCATGAAAAGTTTTGGAGAGATTATGCTCTTTGACTGCGGAGAAGGGACCCAAAGACAGATGTCAAGGGCAAGATTAAGTCCTATGAAGGTGGATAAAATTTTCATAACCCACTTCCACGGGGACCATTTCCTAGGAGTTCCAGGAATGGTGCAATCAATGGCATTTAGAGGAAGGAAAGAACCTCTTCACATATTTGGACCAGAAGGACTTTCTAAAATTGTTGAAAAAATTAAAGGGTTAGGATACTTCTCAATGTCCTTTGAAATATGTGTCCATGAAATCCCTGATGGGACCCCTGAAGGTTACGATGGATCAGTGGATAGATCGATTGAAGATGATAGATCGATTAAAGCAGATGAAACTGAATTGAATGAAAAAGAAGGATTAAATGAAGGATTATTCCATGAAATCAAAATTTTAGAGGAAGAAGATTATATTGTAACCTGCTGTAAAGTAGAACATTCTGTTCCAAACCTTGCATATTGTATAACCGAAAAAAGAGCCCCTAAATTCATCAAAGAAAAGGCATTGAAATTGGGAGTAAAACCCGGACCGGATTTCGGTAAATTGCAACAAGGCATCCCTGTAAAAGTAGGTAACAGAATCATAAAACCCCATGAGGTTCTTGGCAGTGAAAGACAAGGTCGAAAAATCGTATACTCCGGTGATACACGGCCATGTGATCAAATGATAAAATTTGCAGAAGATGCAACCGTTCTTATACATGAATCAACATTTGACAGTCAAAATGAGAATAAAGCCTATGAAACTGGTCATTCAACAGCTGCAAAAGCAGCAGAGATTGCAAATAAAGCAAATGTGAAAAAATTGATAGTAACCCACATAAGTACACGGTACAAGGAGACGAGTACCCTTGAGAAAGAAGCCATCGACATATTTGAAAATTCTGTTCTTGCAGAGGATTTAATGAGTATAGAGGTGGAACGAAGTGACAGTTGATTTGCTGCTGAATGATCCAATACTGAAAGATTTAATTGTTACAGCAATTACATTAATTGCGGCCTTTTTAATCATTGAATGGACATCTTATATCATTAGGAAAGCTGGAAAACAGTGGAATATTGATTTAACACTGATTCAAGTATTAAACGAAATAATAAAATATACTGTAATTGCCCTTGCATTGACCATAATACTCAATGAAATTGGAATCAATATAAGCGGTATTGTTTTAAGTTTGGGTATTGTGGGTATTGCAGTAGGTTTTGCAGCAAGGGACACCCTTTCAAACTTCATTGCAGGCTTTTTCATACTTGCAGATAAGGGTTTTAGAGTGGGGGACATTATAGAAATATCCAACCAGCAGGGAAGGGTTTTAAAAATGGGTTTCAGAATAACCACCCTAAAAACAGCTGATAACAAGATAATCAACATTCCAAATTCCTCTTTTTCAAAGGATCTGTACATAAACCACACCTCCGTTGAGAGTAGGAGGGTGGACTTAGACGTAACTATACCTTACGAAATGAATTTAGATAACGTGACCAAATCCTTAAAACATGCAGCATTAGGACTTGGAGGAGTTTTAACAAAACCTCAACCTGATATTCAGATAAAAGAACTTTCAGATACAGGTGTGAAGGCCACACTGAGTTTATGGATCGATGACCCATGGAACGTTACAGATTACAGAACATCCCTTGCAAAAGAAGTAAAAAATATCTTGGTAGATAAAAATGCGTAAATATAGATTGTATTCCATCTTAATAATTTCGCTGTGTGCTCTAATCTCGTTAAGTATAATGGCAGTTGTTTATGAAAATTATCCTAAACTTATTAAAGCTCAAAACAGTTTAAAAAATTATCAGGAAAAAATGAGCAGCCCTGTAGATGCATTAAATCCTGATGGAGTTTCAGGATCCACCTACGTTGGAGAACTCGTAATTCCCAAACTTGGAGTGGACTGCACCATACGTTCAGACACTGTAAACGCTTACAATGCTGTTTATCATTATCCAGAAAGTGTTGCCCCTGGACAAGCAGGTGAATGCGGAATTTTAGGCCATAGAACAACATATTCTGGCCTATTTCGGGACATAGGTTCCCTCCAAATCAATGATCAGGTAATAATAATGGATTCTGTATTGAAAAAGGAATATATTTATGCGGTCACATCAAACGGTGATGATATCAGATGGGATTACAAGACGAATCCTGTTAGATTTGCCCAGGAAGGGGAAGCAAGACTTCTTATTATGACATGTTACCCTCCAGGTAAAAAAGAAGCTGCATATATAGTACACTGCAAGCTGGTGTCTACAGAAGATATTTAATCATATTCCCAGTTAATCCACATTTATTTAAGTCCTTATTCAATTTTTCTTTTAATTTTTCATTAATCTTCAATCTTTCAATTCTAAACAGTCTTCCACATTATTTATTCTTTTTATTTTGAGTTTATTCTTTAATTAAATTCAAAAAAATATTTTTTTTGAAATCTTTTTGAAATTCTTTTAAATTGAACTATTTTGGATAACTTGAACCATTTATTGTTAAATCAATTAACTATTACCCAATCAATGACCCATTTATTTTTACAGAAAATTCTTCCATAAATTCATCGTAGGCTTGGAAATGTGACATGTTTCACGTTAAGATCGTGAAATGTTAAATGATTGTGATTTTACCATATACTATCAATTAATAATGAAATTTTATTAGTAATGAAATTCCCATAGTTAGATTAATAAAAGATTTAATAATGTTTGAACATGAAACAGAAACATAAAGATGGATTAAATGTTAAAAAATCTTTCCAGATTTAAAAAGGAAAACTGAGGAATAAAAATGGTTGAAATAAAAATAGACGAAGATGCATGTGTTGGATGTGGGTCTTGTGTGGACGACTGTCCTAACAATGTCTATGAAATGGACGAAGAAAAGGGCAAAACCAAAGTGGTGAAAGAACAGGATTGTATGGCTTGCTTATCCTGTCATGAAATCTGCCCTGCTCAGGCCATGGAACACTTGGACATACATGTGGCAAAACGGCTTTACATAGACAGAAAAGTGAACGATGTAATTAGAAAAATAGTATAAGGAGAGTTTCATATGGAAATAGAAAGGGAAGGAAAAGAAGTATTCGGAAATTTCAAACCCGAACTTATCCCTGAGGAATGTAGTGGAGATATAAATGACTATGAAGAAGCTCTGCACGTTCTCATGAAGTTTATGGGTTCAATGTCAAGTGCCCTTGAGCAGGTTTCAGGTAGAGGTGCAAACGCAATTGTGTACCAGGCAGGGAAAAGAATGGGACACGAAGCAGGCAAGCTCGTTGAGAAAACAGACAACCTTGAAAAAGCCATGCAGGAATTAAGCGAAATTTTAGGCATGGAATTCTATTTTGATATGTGGAAACCGGCAGATCAGGCAGAATACACCATTGAAAAAGGTGATGAAACAGTCGTCAAGCTGATTTTCAGGGATTGCGTTGTAAGACAGACCCTAAGAAGAACAGGACTACAACAAAAAGGACCATTATGTTACCTTCTCTACGGATATACCGTTGGAGCCGTCGAAGAAGTTATGGGAATAAAGGGAAAATTAGACATAGACCATGTAGGTCCTAATGCTTGTCTTAAAACCCTTACAATAAAATGGGGAGGTAAATAATGGTAAAAATTGCTCTTGAATGGCTTGCAAGCTGCTCTGGTTGTGAAATATCAGTTTTAGATCTGCACGAAGGCATATTGAACTTGCTGGACAATGCTGAAATAGTCTACGCACCAGTACTGGTTGATACCAAAGAAATACCAGATGATATTGATATAGCCCTTGTTTCAGGGTCAGTGCGAAATCAGGAAAACAAAAAAAGGCTTGAAGAACTGCGTGAAAAATCAAAAACCCTCATTGCTTATGGAACCTGCGCCTGCTTCGGAGGAATAACTGGAATGGCAGATCTGTACAGTCCTGAGGAAGTAACAAGAAGAAGTT
Proteins encoded:
- the nadC gene encoding carboxylating nicotinate-nucleotide diphosphorylase → MKEDIIKIIDDDIGFEDITTNALIPPDIVIKGKVICKEDGVVAGVVLASTIFKEFSILPSISKHDSEKVIAGDIIMEVEGDARTIITIERTVLNLLMRMSGIATMTSKIVNQVKKINDNVIVAGTRKTTPGLQFFEKDAIRAGGGDTHRYRLDDCVLIKDNHIAVVGDVGRAVELAKKYASFTKKIEIEVENREDALKAARAGADIIMFDNMGPDEIINVLSALENAGLRDRILIEVSGGINPDNVVEYAKTGVDVISMGYITHSAQALDISLDVV
- the rnz gene encoding ribonuclease Z; its protein translation is MELIFLGTSSAIPTNHRNHSAIAMKSFGEIMLFDCGEGTQRQMSRARLSPMKVDKIFITHFHGDHFLGVPGMVQSMAFRGRKEPLHIFGPEGLSKIVEKIKGLGYFSMSFEICVHEIPDGTPEGYDGSVDRSIEDDRSIKADETELNEKEGLNEGLFHEIKILEEEDYIVTCCKVEHSVPNLAYCITEKRAPKFIKEKALKLGVKPGPDFGKLQQGIPVKVGNRIIKPHEVLGSERQGRKIVYSGDTRPCDQMIKFAEDATVLIHESTFDSQNENKAYETGHSTAAKAAEIANKANVKKLIVTHISTRYKETSTLEKEAIDIFENSVLAEDLMSIEVERSDS
- a CDS encoding mechanosensitive ion channel family protein yields the protein MTVDLLLNDPILKDLIVTAITLIAAFLIIEWTSYIIRKAGKQWNIDLTLIQVLNEIIKYTVIALALTIILNEIGINISGIVLSLGIVGIAVGFAARDTLSNFIAGFFILADKGFRVGDIIEISNQQGRVLKMGFRITTLKTADNKIINIPNSSFSKDLYINHTSVESRRVDLDVTIPYEMNLDNVTKSLKHAALGLGGVLTKPQPDIQIKELSDTGVKATLSLWIDDPWNVTDYRTSLAKEVKNILVDKNA
- a CDS encoding class E sortase — its product is MRKYRLYSILIISLCALISLSIMAVVYENYPKLIKAQNSLKNYQEKMSSPVDALNPDGVSGSTYVGELVIPKLGVDCTIRSDTVNAYNAVYHYPESVAPGQAGECGILGHRTTYSGLFRDIGSLQINDQVIIMDSVLKKEYIYAVTSNGDDIRWDYKTNPVRFAQEGEARLLIMTCYPPGKKEAAYIVHCKLVSTEDI
- a CDS encoding 4Fe-4S dicluster domain-containing protein translates to MVEIKIDEDACVGCGSCVDDCPNNVYEMDEEKGKTKVVKEQDCMACLSCHEICPAQAMEHLDIHVAKRLYIDRKVNDVIRKIV